AGTGTCCACCCAGCCGCAGCGGAACCCTCTGTGATCAGAAGACTGCCCCCAGCCCCTGTCAGAGCAGCAGGTACGGCCTGTCTAACAGCTACGTATCAGACTGCCCCTGTCAGAGCAGCAGGTACGGCCTGTCTAACAGCTACGTATCAGACTGCCCCTGTCAGAGCAGCAGGTACGGCCTGTCTAACAGCTACGTATCAGACTGCCCCTGTCAGAGCAGCAGGTACGGCCTGTCTAACAGCTACGTATCAGACTGCCCCTGTCAGAGCAGCAGGTACGGCCTGTCTAACAGCTACGTATCAGACTGCCCCTGTCAGAGCAGCAGGTACGGCCTGTCTAACAGCTACGTATCAGACAGCCCCTGTCAGAGCAGCAGGTACGGCCTGTCTAACAGCTACGTATCAGACTGCCCCTGTCAGAGCAGCAGGTACGGCCTGTCTAACAGCTACGTATCAGACTGCCCCTGTCAGAGCAGCAGGTACGGCCTGTCTAACAGCTACGTATCAGACTGCCCCTGTCAGAGCAGCAGGTACGGCCTGTCTAACAGCTACGTATCAGACTGCCCCTGTCAGAGCAGCAGGTACGGCCTGTCTAACAGCTACGTATCAGACTGCCCCTGTCAGAGCAGCAGGTACGGCCTGTCTAACAGCTACGTATCAGACTGCCCCTGTCAGAGCAGCAGGTACGGCCTGTCTAACAGCTACGTATCAGACTGCCCCTGTCAGAGCAGCAGGTACGGCCTGTCTAACAGCTACGTATCAGACTGCCCCTGTCAGAGCAGCAGGTACGGCCTGTCTAACAGCTACGTATCAGACTGCCCCTGTCAGAGCAGCAGGTACGGCCTGTCTAACAGCTACGTATCAGA
This genomic stretch from Salvelinus fontinalis isolate EN_2023a unplaced genomic scaffold, ASM2944872v1 scaffold_1132, whole genome shotgun sequence harbors:
- the LOC129848724 gene encoding neurogenic locus notch homolog protein 1-like, with the protein product SSRYGLSNSYVSDCPCQSSRYGLSNSYVSDCPCQSSRYGLSNSYVSDCPCQSSRYGLSNSYVSDCPCQSSRYGLSNSYVSDCPCQSSRYGLSNSYVSDSPCQSSRYGLSNSYVSDCPCQSSRYGLSNSYVSDCPCQSSRYGLSNSYVSDCPCQSSRYGLSNSYVSDCPCQSSRYGLSNSYVSDCPCQSSRYGLSNSYVSDCPCQSSRYGLSNSYVSDCPCQSSRYGLSNSYVSDCPCQSSRYGLSNSYVSDCPCQSSRYGLSNSYVSDCPCQSSRYGLSNSYVSDCPCQSSRYGLSNSYISDSPCQSSRCIHGLCVPKASSYSCQCAEGYTGQYCDRREEPQACRGHQCRHGECRVTGSGEPSCHCQPGYTGLACATDVTCQGEAVRELLKRQQPMNTCTSTSKIHRVECPRACDGGLCCAPSKSRRRKVFFKCTDGSSFSEEIEITLECGCAMCPL